A genomic stretch from Aerococcaceae bacterium zg-1292 includes:
- a CDS encoding alpha/beta fold hydrolase: MENYKFYDAENAAIGVILLHSYTGSPNDFNVLARRFQRVGVEVLCPTFEGHATDDIYDILEAHPEDWWLQAQGALEWMQARDYEQVYVFGLSLGGIFATRLLTEHHEDNLAGGIINSPVYTSKPLDVSYFFEQYAATLYAKQGMQAEYEQMKADILERHEQQVAEIYYFTTSYQMELQEITSRFYIAQSGQDEMVEADDAYLVKEALIRADVDFHWFPENTHVITTNRNRQAFEESIMQFIGIDV; this comes from the coding sequence ATGGAGAATTATAAGTTTTATGATGCGGAGAATGCGGCAATCGGAGTGATTTTACTGCATTCCTATACGGGGTCGCCGAATGATTTTAATGTGTTAGCACGACGATTCCAACGTGTAGGTGTTGAAGTGTTATGTCCGACATTTGAAGGACACGCTACGGATGATATTTATGACATATTAGAGGCGCACCCTGAAGATTGGTGGTTACAGGCCCAAGGTGCACTTGAGTGGATGCAAGCACGTGATTATGAACAGGTGTATGTGTTTGGTTTATCATTGGGTGGTATTTTTGCAACACGCTTGTTGACCGAGCATCATGAGGATAATTTAGCGGGCGGTATTATTAATTCGCCAGTTTATACGTCCAAACCATTAGATGTGTCCTATTTCTTTGAACAATATGCTGCAACGTTGTACGCTAAGCAAGGAATGCAGGCAGAGTATGAGCAAATGAAAGCAGATATTTTAGAGCGTCACGAGCAACAAGTAGCGGAGATTTATTATTTTACGACTAGCTATCAGATGGAGTTGCAAGAAATTACGAGTCGATTTTATATTGCACAATCGGGGCAAGATGAGATGGTTGAAGCAGATGATGCGTATTTAGTGAAAGAAGCGTTGATTCGTGCCGATGTAGATTTCCATTGGTTCCCGGAAAATACGCATGTAATTACTACAAACCGTAATCGCCAAGCATTTGAAGAAAGTATCATGCAGTTTATTGGTATTGATGTATAA
- the secG gene encoding preprotein translocase subunit SecG translates to MYNALLIALVVVSILLILIVVMQPSKSNAASTLTGGGADQPQGRQKARGFEAFLIRATTVLGIAFFVIAMALAYLSAQK, encoded by the coding sequence GTGTATAATGCTTTATTAATTGCACTTGTCGTAGTGTCAATTTTACTTATTTTAATTGTAGTTATGCAACCGTCAAAAAGTAATGCAGCGAGTACTTTAACAGGCGGTGGGGCAGATCAACCTCAAGGCCGTCAAAAAGCGCGTGGTTTTGAAGCCTTTTTAATTCGTGCAACGACTGTTTTAGGCATTGCATTTTTTGTTATCGCAATGGCTTTAGCTTATTTATCAGCGCAAAAATAG
- the rnr gene encoding ribonuclease R — MSLSKFEEDILNFLMEHADKSYSMDELASILSLMGIKKYKKLVKAMAFLERVGEVELVKGYKFRSVRQPAKTVVGTFRANSKGFGFITYDDGEADLFVPPGNSADAMHGDTVEAKVLRQVNPQTGKGSEAVVLRVVERSATQMVGEFFAYDQAMRQSTGYLGYIRPQGDYSDQVTIYVLPEGIHPVEHSICIVKIKDYPTVENPNKLIGYVAKEVGHKDAPGVDILAVLYQFNIPHEFPDNVIKEAEAVPMTIQADELAGRRDLRDWLIITIDGADAKDLDDAISLEKNADGTYQLGVHIADVSYYVTEGSALDREAFERGTSVYLTDRVVPMLPQRLSNGICSLHANEDRLTLTCEMTIDAYGAVIDYAIYPSIINSSYRMTYDNVNKMLAGDDVLNREYNEIVDMVEEMAELHHILEAKRHRRGALDFDAPEAKIIVDESGHPLEIQLRERQVAERLIESFMLCANETVAQEFTKRQLPFLYRIHEQPKEEKMLRFAEFVTSFGMVLRGNVANIEPKQLQQALKAIKGQPYEPVVSTMMLRSMQQAKYSESPMGHYGLAAADYTHFTSPIRRYPDLIVHRLIRRYLTDELTDAQKEQLTERLVEIAEHSSKRERRAVEAERETDAIKKTEYMLDKVGQEFEGRITSITSFGMFVGLPNTIEGLIPIKALMDDYYEFNAQHLVLVGRNRGTIYRIGQQVTVEVEQVSVSDRTINFKLIDAVPMTDMRPIVLDSKKKNKKGHKQQEKATHFVKDKQKKAKGKAKASRTAFKKGKRK, encoded by the coding sequence ATGTCATTATCAAAATTTGAAGAGGATATCTTAAATTTCTTAATGGAACATGCTGATAAGTCCTATAGTATGGATGAGTTGGCTTCCATTTTGTCATTGATGGGTATCAAGAAATATAAAAAGCTTGTAAAAGCAATGGCTTTTTTAGAGCGAGTTGGAGAAGTGGAGTTAGTTAAAGGCTATAAATTCCGTTCCGTGCGACAGCCGGCTAAAACGGTGGTTGGTACATTTAGAGCTAATAGTAAAGGGTTTGGTTTTATTACGTACGACGACGGGGAGGCTGATTTGTTTGTCCCACCGGGAAATTCAGCTGACGCGATGCATGGCGATACGGTAGAAGCAAAGGTTTTACGACAAGTGAATCCGCAAACAGGTAAAGGTTCTGAAGCGGTTGTGCTGCGTGTAGTTGAGCGTTCAGCGACGCAAATGGTAGGTGAGTTTTTCGCTTATGACCAAGCGATGCGCCAATCGACAGGCTATTTAGGATATATTCGTCCACAAGGCGATTATAGTGATCAAGTGACTATCTATGTGTTGCCAGAGGGGATTCATCCGGTAGAGCATTCGATTTGTATCGTGAAGATTAAAGATTATCCAACTGTAGAAAACCCGAATAAACTAATCGGTTACGTTGCTAAGGAAGTCGGTCATAAAGATGCACCAGGTGTTGATATTTTAGCGGTGTTGTATCAATTTAATATTCCGCATGAGTTTCCTGATAATGTGATAAAAGAAGCTGAAGCGGTGCCGATGACGATTCAAGCCGATGAGCTGGCAGGGCGTCGTGATTTGCGTGATTGGTTAATTATTACGATTGACGGTGCAGATGCTAAGGACTTGGATGATGCGATTTCGCTAGAAAAAAATGCAGATGGCACCTATCAACTAGGGGTGCATATTGCAGACGTGTCGTATTATGTCACTGAAGGTAGTGCGTTGGACCGTGAAGCTTTTGAACGTGGGACTAGTGTCTATCTGACAGACCGTGTGGTGCCGATGTTGCCACAACGTTTGTCGAATGGTATTTGTTCGTTGCATGCCAATGAAGACCGGTTGACCTTAACGTGTGAGATGACGATTGATGCGTACGGAGCCGTGATCGATTATGCGATTTATCCAAGTATTATCAATTCATCCTATCGCATGACATATGACAATGTGAATAAGATGTTGGCGGGCGACGATGTGCTGAACCGTGAGTATAATGAGATTGTCGATATGGTTGAAGAAATGGCAGAGTTGCATCATATATTAGAAGCGAAACGTCATCGCCGGGGGGCACTGGATTTCGATGCGCCTGAAGCGAAAATTATTGTTGATGAATCGGGTCATCCTTTGGAAATTCAGTTGCGTGAGCGTCAGGTAGCGGAACGCTTAATCGAGTCATTCATGTTATGTGCCAATGAAACGGTAGCACAAGAATTTACAAAACGTCAGTTACCATTTTTATATCGGATTCATGAACAGCCCAAAGAAGAAAAAATGTTACGCTTTGCGGAATTTGTAACCTCTTTTGGGATGGTGTTGCGTGGCAATGTGGCCAATATCGAGCCAAAACAATTACAACAAGCATTAAAAGCGATAAAAGGGCAACCGTATGAACCGGTCGTTTCGACGATGATGTTACGCAGTATGCAGCAAGCTAAATATAGTGAATCTCCAATGGGACACTATGGTTTGGCGGCAGCAGATTATACACACTTTACCTCACCGATTCGTCGTTATCCGGACTTAATTGTGCATCGATTAATTCGCCGTTATTTGACGGATGAACTAACGGATGCTCAAAAAGAGCAGTTAACTGAGCGATTAGTTGAAATTGCTGAACATTCGTCCAAACGAGAACGTCGAGCTGTAGAAGCAGAACGCGAGACGGATGCGATTAAGAAAACTGAATATATGTTGGATAAGGTTGGACAAGAGTTTGAGGGGCGCATTACGTCGATTACCTCTTTTGGTATGTTTGTCGGCTTGCCGAATACGATTGAAGGGTTAATTCCGATTAAGGCTTTGATGGATGATTATTATGAGTTCAATGCACAGCATTTAGTATTGGTTGGTCGAAATAGAGGGACGATTTATCGCATTGGTCAACAAGTGACTGTTGAAGTGGAGCAAGTTAGTGTTAGCGACCGTACGATTAATTTTAAATTAATTGATGCGGTACCGATGACGGATATGCGTCCGATTGTATTGGATTCAAAGAAGAAAAATAAAAAAGGCCACAAACAGCAGGAAAAGGCGACGCATTTTGTCAAAGATAAGCAGAAAAAAGCAAAAGGTAAAGCCAAAGCATCGCGTACAGCGTTTAAAAAAGGCAAACGTAAGTAA
- the smpB gene encoding SsrA-binding protein SmpB, translating to MSQGKDKPLAQNRKARHDYEIVDTFEAGIVLTGTEIKSVRRGKMNLQDGYISIHQGEAWLKNAHISPYDHGNIFNHDPLRDRKLLLHKSEILKLANEVKLSSMTIVPLKVYLVRGRAKLLIGLARGKNKYDKRHALKEKQAKRDIDRAMKNR from the coding sequence ATGTCACAAGGTAAAGATAAACCATTAGCACAAAACCGAAAAGCACGGCATGATTATGAGATTGTCGATACGTTTGAAGCTGGGATTGTGCTGACAGGTACGGAAATAAAATCGGTACGTAGAGGGAAGATGAATTTACAAGATGGATATATTTCGATTCATCAAGGTGAAGCGTGGTTGAAAAACGCCCATATTAGTCCGTATGACCATGGTAATATTTTCAATCATGACCCGTTGCGTGACCGGAAATTGTTATTGCATAAAAGCGAAATTTTAAAGCTAGCGAATGAAGTAAAGTTAAGTAGTATGACGATTGTGCCATTGAAAGTATATTTGGTACGTGGTCGGGCAAAATTACTCATCGGTTTAGCACGTGGTAAGAATAAGTATGATAAGCGTCATGCGTTGAAGGAAAAACAAGCTAAGCGTGATATTGACCGTGCGATGAAGAATCGTTAA